In Euphorbia lathyris chromosome 2, ddEupLath1.1, whole genome shotgun sequence, the sequence GGGTTGATGCTACCTCGATGAGAGTATGAGCATCACTAGATTGCTCTCCCGCGGCCAAAGCGGTAATGCTATCTGCTTCCTCATTTTCCTCATGAGGGATGAGGAGGAGGGAGAAGACGACCTCCTTTGCGATGAGCTCGAGGATGAGGGCTCTCGCTCATGCGAGGTAGAGGGCCATGATCGGGTCCTTGGACTTGTAGGGGCCATTGACGTGACATACTACGAGTTTGGAGCCTGAATAGATTGTGAGGTGTCCAGTTACCAATGTTTTTGCTAGTTTTAGAGCTGCTACTAAGGCTTCGTATTCCGCTTGGTTGTTTGTTATCGAAAAATCAAGTCAAACGGTGCATTGGAGATGAAGATTGTGGGGGCCTCTAATTGCGATGCCCGCCTTTGCTCGCCCCGGTCCACACGACCCATCGATGCTCATACTCCATTGATTGGCTGGCGGCGTAGTGGTTGGCAAGGCTTTCGTGACAGCAGGGGGTCCTGTGAATTCGAGGATAAAGTCCGAGAGTACCTGTGCCTTGATAGTGGTTTTTGGCTCGAAACAGATGTCGAACTGGGAGAGCCGGATTGACCAGTTCGTGATCCTCCCCGAGACCTTAGGTTTTTCACTGCCTTTTTCAATAGGTGGTTGGTCTTCATTATGATGGTGTGGCCCTAAAAATATGACCGTAGCCGCTCTGCGACATGTGATATCACAAAAAGGGCTTTCTCAAGGATGGAACAATCTTCATTTTCCCGTTCTACCAGAGTTACCATTATTGTTGTCTGTAATTTCTTGATTTCGACGTCTCTCAGTTTTGGTTTTGGGCTATATGAGTTTTGGAGTAATCAGATTATTGATTATGGTTTCATCTTATTTTCTCTAACATGGAGTTTAGCTACTGCTATTTCAATCTATTGTAAACGAACAGTGTTAAGAGAGCGTAATAAGTGGCCTTTAGTGCTGATTCTTTGGTGGGTGTTTTCCTGCATTTTCTACTCACTTTCTTTCTCCGTTTACTTGCTTACCCATTTCACCTCCGTCGATTTTTCTGTTCCATTTCCTGAATTCAACAATGAAATCTACATTGTTGATTTCATTTCCTTCCCGTTGTCAATACTACTTTGCTTCCATAGTTTAAAGTATAGTGGTAGTTGTAATAAGATGCAAAGTGATGTTGAAGAATCTTTGCTTGTAAAAGATCATGAAATCAATTCAACTAGCTTGGCTAATGCTGGGATTTGGAGCCAAATCACATTCCAATGGCTGAATCCACTGTTTAGTAGGGGAAGAAGGCAAAAACTGGAACTGTCTCATATACCAGAAGTTCCACAATCAGAAATAGCAAAGCATGCTTCGTCATTGCTTGAAGAATCTCTTGGGAAAAGGAAGACTAAGACCTTTAACTTGCCAATggccattttttatttttgtgagGAAATCTTTGATCATAAATGGGATATTTGCAGGTAACTTGTTGTTTTCTTACTCTTCGGATTCTGTTTTGAAAGCAGATTTTGTCCCATATTTTTGAACTGCTACTTTTCATCTTTTGCAAGCATTAATGCGCTTGCCTCCTATATGGGTCCTCTTCTGATAACACGATTTGTGAGTTTTTTATCTGAGAAACATGATGATTCGAGCTATCTCTATGGGTTTATTCTCGCATCCATCTTCCTCCTCTCAAAGACTATAGAATCATTAACTCAAAGACGGTGGTATTTCAGAGCTCAGAGGATTGGCATACGAGTAAGAGCAACGCTAATTGTAATGATCTACAAGAAATCTCTATCAGTCAAATATGTTGGCTCCAGTAGtggcaaaatagtaaatatgatCAATGTGGATGTGGAGAGAATTGGAGATTTCTGCTGGAACATCCATGGAGTTTGGCTGCTACCACTTTAGGTCTTTTTAGCCCTTATAATTCTTTACATAAATCTTGGTGCTGCCCCTTCATTGGTTGCTCTTTCTTCCACAATTTTAGTAATGGTGAGCAATACTCCCTTGGCTAATAAGCAGGAAAAGCTTCACTCTAGGATAATGGAATCTAAGGATTCTAGAATTAAGGCAACTTCAGAAACTTTAAGAGCATGAGAGTTCTGAAATTGTATTCATGGGAATCAACATTTTTTAATAGGCTTCTTCAACTTAGAGACACAAAGAGAAATTGGCTAAGTAAATACTTGTATACAAGCTCAGCCATATCCTTTCGGTTTTGGGCCTCACCCACTCTAGTTTCTATTATCACCTTTGGGGTATGCATCTTGTTAAAAACACCATTAACAATAGATTGGGAAAACCTCATCTCTCCTCGATTGTGCTGGTACTACCGCAACGACTTCTTCTGCTATGGTGAAGTAAAGATGGAGGTCTTCTCCTGGAGTCGGAGCTGACAATAATGGCAGGGTAGTGAGGAAGCTTTTGATAGCGTCGAATGCCATCTGACAGTCTGTCGACCAGGGGAACGAGTGCTCCTTTTTTAGGGCCTTGTAAAAGGGTAAACAGCGCCAGGCCGAGTAAGAAATGAAACACCCTAGTGCGATCAAGCGGCCGTGGAGCCTCGGTATTTCCTTGAGGTTGCGGGGAGGTCGCATGCCCAAGATTGCTTTGACCTTCAGAGGGTTAGGCTCGATCCCTTTTTCCGAGACTACGTAGCCTAGGAACTTTTCCGATTGGATTCCGAAGAAACATTTTTCCGGGTTCAGTTTGAGGTTGTAGTTATGAAAGATGGTAAATACCTCAACCAATTCTCGTGGGTGGTCGTGTTCGTTGGTACTGAGCACGATCATATCATCGATGTAGACCTAGACCGTCTTGCCGATGAGGTTGCTCCGGTATTCTTTAGTCCGAATGGCATGACATTGTAACAATAAGTCCATTTGTGAGTGATGAAGGAGGTCTTTTCCACATCCCCGGGGTCTATTGGGAACTATTGGAAATCCGCAATGGCGTCGAATTACGACAAAATTTTGTGACTAGCTGTCTGATCGACGAGCTGGTCGATATTAGGCAGGGGATAACAATCCTTAAGATAAGCTTTATTCATATCggtaaaatctacacacatgcgaTACTTCCCGTTGGGTTTCTTTACAAGTACTACTTTAGAAAGCCAATCTGAGTAATACACCTCCCGAATGAATTTTACAACTAGGACTTTGTGGATTTCTACCCCGACTACTGCTTGTTTGTCCATGGCCTGTAGACACTTGTTCTACTTGATGGGCGCGAAAGTTGGGTCGATGTCAAGCTTGTGGGTGGCCAGGTTCGTAGACACTCATATGATGTCCTCGGTGCTCCAAGCGAAGACGTCTGTGTTCTTGGAGAGGACTGCCTTGACGGCCTCTTCAAGGCCAGGCACCATGTGGGTGCCGATCTTCACTCTCCGCCCATACCCAAGTTGGTAGTCGACCACAGGTTCGATGGGGGTGGGATTGTACCCTCTCATGTCCATGAGGTCATTATCTAAGTACATCATTACGCGAGGCAGTGTAGCATGCCATTGAATCTTTCTGGCCAGCAACATGTCGCCGTTTATGGTGATTGAGCCTTCACAGCAGGGCAGGGTGAGGCTGAGATCGGAGATGTTGACGGTGGCTTTGACTGGGGCGAGTAGAGGTCTCCCTAGGATCATATTATATGCCAAGGGAAGGTCAACCACCACCCGCTCAGCCACCCATTCGACCTTATTTTCGCCTTTAGATAGGATTATAGGTAACGAGATGACTCCCTTGATCGGGACCTCAATCTCGGAGAGCCCGACTAGGAGGAAGCTGCCTGCTCGTATGGCTTCACCGACGCTCTTTATGGCACTCAGAGCAGCACAGGTGAGCAAGTTGACAAAGCTTTCCGTGTCCACTAAGATTCTATAAACACTAAAGTTGGCGATGTTGAGGGTGACCACCAAAGCCTCAGACTGAGGGGTTCGGAGAGGGGGTTGCAGTGTTAGCGTTTCATCTACCGCTTTTCTCTTACAGGATGTGCCTAAGGTCTCACTGTGTGCGGGGGCTGCCTCCCTGATGACGTGAATTCCCCTGATATCTCAGCCTTTTTGCGTCCTCTGCCCTGGCAGGATCCCTCTGCCTCGGACTGTGCTCTCGCTGCCTGAAAGGCTTCGAAGGAGCCCATTGTTCCATGATGTTGTCAATCTCCTTCTGTAGTTGGTGACACTTTTCAGTTGAGTGTCCGGAGGATTTGTGGTACTTGCAGTAATTCTCTTTTTCAATGCGAGATTTGCCTTTATCGGTCGATGACAGTTGGCGTCCGTGCTTCCTCGGGCTGGGGTGTGAGGCATAGTGTACCTCCCTTCCGTGCGGTCTCTCACTTCTCCTATCTTGAGCCACTGGCTCTCCGTGTGGTTGGTACGACATTGGGGCCTCATCTCTATGCCATCTCCCGAGTTCACATGTCTCGGTTGAGGCATTGCCTTTCTCTTCCCTTTTGCTGTCTCCTCTGGACTTGTCTTTTTCTGGCTCCTCATAGCCCGGGGGGCGGTCGCAGTCATCGTACCACACAAAGGTCTGGGCCATGGTCATTAGCTTTTCAAAAGACCGGGGCATCTTTCGGAAACCCTTCTACTTAAGGGGTTTGCATGAAGTTCCTTTTGACAAAGCATCGTGGGCCACTTCTAGGTTGAGGCCTTTGACCTGCGAAGCCATGTGATGGAACCTCGATAGGAAGTTACGTAGTGGCTCCATCGTTCGCTGTTTGAGGCCGCTGAGATCGAAGCTATTTTTTCTGACTTTGGCCGCAGCAGCGAATCTTGAAAGGAATAAGTCATTTAGCAGATCAAACGAGTCGATGGACTCTAGTGCGAGCCCTCGGTACCACTCCTGTGCGCTTCCTGAGAGTGTGGTGGGAAATACCTTACACATAATATCCTCATCTTTAGAGTAGAGGTTTATGGTGCTTATAAAGGAGGCCACATGGTCATTGGGGTCCTCCGTCCCTGTATATTATGCCAAGCGAGGTGCCTTCCAGTCTCTCAGAAACTGGATCTCTATGATTCGATGGACCAACGAGGTTTTGCTGGATGTCACACTGCCTCCCATCACTCTTTCAATGGCTCTTTTGTCCAGGAAGCATTGGATCTTCGATTCCAAGAGTTCCTCAATATTTGCGGTGGAAGTGAGCTCAGTCCCCACAGCTTGGTTGATCGGCGGGGGTGGTGCCATTTCTAGGACTGTTGGCGAGGTCTCTAAAGGCACAACTGCTGCTCTAGATCCACCCGCTTCCGACCTCGAGCTCAAGGGCCCTGTAGTTTCCTTGaggtattgccagattttgGCATTTTCGTGCTGTAGGTCTCTTTGCTGTTCgatgatcttcatctgagctGCGGTTTGAACTGTCTGCGCCGCCTCAAAATCGCGAATCGCACTGAGGAGCTGCTACGTGTTGTACGCTTCTTCTCCCGCTAGGTCCACTTCTTCCAATAAGGGCTCCTGGTTCCTTGGGGAAACCGGGGACGGTAGGAGCGGATCGGTGCTCGTTCGTTATAGAGCTTGCTCCGCCGGTTAGCATTTCTTTCGAAGGCGTAGCTTCAGCCGGGCTTTCCATTTTCCTGAAATTCCAAAATTACTTGTAGTCCACGTTCACCACACCAAATAATTAGATATGAGACTGAATAATAACTGGGGGATGTCCTTGAAGCGGTTCTGAGGTGTCCTAGGCGGGGTCAACGTCACTGTGAGGGGATCGGTCTCTAGatacactccgacgatcaagttagTACTTAAATATGCGTGGTGCGAATTGATGTTATAGAGAGAGAGtgcatacatacatacatatatatctttATGAGAGGTCTTTAAGTTGTATTTagagaaaattacacagaaattcatcttttaaaaactatttactactatgtcaagtcataattttggattatatcaaattagtaaaatcagtacttttaatatattttaaggattagaatttataaattagaagtctataatatattttctaaggtttatgatttatgaattggagtctagaatttttaaattatggtgtaaaatcataatatataaagattaatgatatattaaaaattaaatttggtgatatgacttaattgtaattttttatttaattatgatattcaggTATTTGTAGGCACCGTTAGTGGGCCTGATGGGTCTTTATTTGGGCCAGGCCCACATCCCTAATCAACTCTAATTTTTAATAGAAAGGGTGCTAAATCATAAAATAAAGGTGAGTAAAGGTGTTGGAAATCCAAATTGATAAGTTGATGTATGAAAATAATTCCAATTGAGAAATTAAGGCGTAAGTACATGGTGTAAAACGGTATAAAACCTTACAAATTCACATTTTTAATAAACCATACTAACTTTATTAACACGTCACTATCTCGAGCTTTGCATTAAACTTTTACGGAGAAGATGGATCCAGGGACCCAATTCGCGCAGACAGACATATATAAGAGTGCATGAACAAGACCAAATCACAATTTCAACAATGTCCAAACTAAGGTAAGACCTGTCCATTAGTGCTTTCCTTAACTTCAATCCTAACTAATTAGATCTTAACTTACATTTAATTGTCTGATTCTATATAATCTAATCATGTTTCAGGCTAGATGGTAAGGTCGCACTAATCACCGGAGCAGCCAGCGGAATCGGCGAAGAAACAGTGCGATTATTCATCGAACACGGCGCCATTGTCGTCGGAGCCGATGTACAAGACGAATTAGGACAGAAAGTGATCCAATCCTTAAACACAGACAAAGCTACTTACCACCACTGCGATGTAAGAGACGAGAAACAAGTGGAAGAAACAGTGAACTTCATCGTATCCAAATACGGAAAAATCGATGTTCTATTTAGCAACGCAGGAATCATAGGACCATTAACAGGCATATTAGAGCTCGACATACAAGGTTTCGACAACACAATGGCGACAAACGTACGAGGTGTCGCCGCCACAATAAAACACGCGGGCAGAGCAATGGTGGAGAAGAGGACACGTGGATCTATAATATGCACAACGAGTGTAGCATCTTCGATCGGAGGAGCAGGACCGCACGCTTACACTGTATCGAAACATGCGGTTCTAGGTCTGGTCCGAACGGCTTGTAGTGAGCTTGGGGGGTTTGGGATTAGGGTTAATAGTGTTTCGCCGTTTGGAGTTGCGACGCCGTTATCTTGTAAGGCTTATGATTTGGAACCGGATCAGGTTGAGGCTAATACGAGTTGTGTTTCGAATTTGAAGGGAGTTGTTTTGAAGACAAGACATGTTGCTGAGGCTGCTCTGTTTTTTGCTTCTGATGAATCTGGATATATTAGTGGGCATAATTTGGTTATTGATGGGGGGTTTACTGTTGTTAATCATAGTTATTCAGCTGTttaggataattaattattgtttaGTTATTATGGAGACAAATGTTGATGATTTGAAAATTACTTGAAGTCAAACCTTGTTACTTGCACTTGCCATGTGCATTTCCTTGAAATCTGCAAAGCAATCCTATTTggtttattttatgtttatatTATATGTAACTTGTAATCTGCAAATTCTCATGTTTATTAAATGTGATAACTTTAAAATTTAAGCTTATGTGTACTAGGGGAAGGTATGTTTAGTTTCAGTTataaaataatgtaattttaatataatttgaaGCCTAACAATCTAATAAATTGTACAGTTAAGTTCCAGCAATgaaatttggttttttttttttttttcatatgtaagttttatattttagccattttgcaatttttgacaTTCTTATCACCCAATATAATTTGAAAATATACatcttgatttttttattaattaatgatgTTTGAAAAAATGCCCTCTAAAATCTATACCATTTGATATCAAATAATTCATCAATGTAGATTAAAAAGGTAACTCCTCCGGTATCAGTAATCACTAGGGCTACGTCACCAATCAAATGAGTCCCAATATCAAAGCACATTTTTACTCGCATACAACGTCGTGATTGGTGAAATCAGATGCAACCGTTATAACTGTTTCTAACCTTACCATTAATTGGCGGTTACATGACTCTCTGCTCACATTTAGAACGCATAACCTAGTTCTTTTATAAATACAAGGTACACAGTACATAAAAGATACTAAATTCATTTGTATTGCTCACCTAAATTTTTATATTACTCAGTAGCTATTCTCATCACTGACGTAGGCAATGGAGCGGGGCCATCGACTCGTGGACCCTCTTTGCCCATTTTATGTCTTATTTCAAGCACTTGAAAGACCCTTCTAGCTCAATATAAATCTTTTCACATCAAATTTGTATGGTGATGGTGGATTTAAAAATTTGCACGATGATTCAGCTGAATAGTTTCATAATACCACCATCCGCCGATATTCCTTCGACCTCAGCAGATCCCACAAGGAATAAGCCACTTTGTGCAGATATTGTGACAACTATGTCCAGAGGattcaaatatcatatattgaAGGAGTATAATGGTTAATGGATCTGATCGTACATGTTAAGAATTTATGAAGAGCCTTGGAAACCACTAGTGCCACAATTGTACTCATGTGAAGACTCCTTACCACAACACTCAAAGAGTCTGTCGTATATTGGTATGACTAACTCCGCCCTAAACCCATTTAGATGCTCAATCAGATGGAAAATGAGTTTGCGGAACATTTTATTACGTCCATCCCTGAGAGCAAAACCATGGAAGACCTGGACGGCTTAATACAAAAAAGGTGAGTCAAAATGAACCATTGAACAATAAgtttaagtttttatttttatctctcACACAATCACACATGTGAATGTTTCCCTAGCTTCAAGTATACAACACACCCATTCTGTTGTATATTAAAATTTCATCAATAAATAAATGGATACATGTTGTTGGTTACGGACGAAATAAATTCGGCAACTGCACTTCTCTGCCCAACAGGTTACGAGCTGCCAAGTTTAGCATCCTCCTCCTTCGCTCTTTTACAAATGCAATACGGACGTTGCATTTTTTCAATATCTGCTGAAGTGGGTCCTGGGGCTATTCTTTGTGCTGGAAATAAAAGAGGGTGAGGTTTTGCCGTTGATTCAAGTAATGGAGTGGGTTGCGGATCAAGGTACCAATAGGTTATTTGTGAGACCAATGCTAAAATTGTTGTTGATGCTATCTATTCTAGTAATGAAGATCAGTCGGAGTTCGGTGTCTTGATTGGTCCGTATCGATCCTTGCTTCTTCTAAATAACTCAACTTAGTCAAATTCGTTCAGAGACAAACTAATGAAGAGGCTCATATTATTGCTCAATCCGCTCGTTTATATCTTTGTCCTATATTTTTCTCTAATCAGGTACCGAAGCATAATAAACCTTTTCTACTTACTAGTTGATTCGGATTATCACCTTAAGGCCCAAGAGGCCCACCAACGTCCGAGAAGCAGAGGGCCCCCCAGGCCCAAGTCTGTCCGATATAAATAGACCATTAAAGGAAGAAGGACACATCAGGTAACTCATAATCTCTCTACTTCACTCACACTAGATTAAAAAGCTCTCTAAGAATAACTAACTGTCTTAATCTtcggagtatccgcagggaccGATCCCCGCGCAGGGCCGATCCACGAGAAGGCAAGACCTCCCCGACGGAGCCCCGGATCACTATTCCGCATTCCcagattatttggtgcggtgaaggtggaataaAAGTGACTTCAGAGCTTCAAACAAAATGCAGACCCCTACTGAATCTGCCCCGACTACAGTACCCGAAATGGGAGCAACTAGCTCCATGACGCACGCCGAGCGTTCCACTCCGAACGTTCCAATTTCCCCCAGAAACCTAGGGCCACTGATGGAGGAAGTGAGCCCTGAAGAAGAAGAGACCTACAACACTACCCAACTCATTAGTGCAATGTAAGGTTTTCAGACAACCCAGGCGATTCAtacggcggctcagatgaagatcatagacCAACAAAGGAGCTTGTAGGAGGAGAACGCcaaaatctggcaatacctGAAAGAGGCGACAGAAATACAAAGAGAAGGGACGTTGCCAGGGGAGCCCACGGGGCCAGTGGTCATCGCAGGAAGAGGAGCCGGGGCCGTTACGGCCAGTGAGGGCGGAGCGCGGCGTGAGGAGAGCGCGGCCGTGAATAGCGAAGACTTGTTGGAACTAAAAATCCAGCGTTTTCTAGACAAAAGGGCCCTCGGTGGCGTCATTGGAGGAAGTATCACCTCCAGCAAAACGCCACTAGTGCAGAGGATCATCGAGACAAGGTTCCCACGGGACTGGAAAGCTCCTCGATTGTCCCAGTATTCAGGGACCGAGGACCCGAACGACCATATGGCATCATTCATGAGCACCATCAACTTATACTCGAAggacgaggacatcatgtgcaaggtctTTCCGACCACCCTCTCGTCTAGTGCGCAGgagtggtatcgaggacttGCTCCAGAATCAATCGACTCTTTTGATCTCCTAAAAGATCTTTTCCTCTCCTGGTTTTCCACAGCAGCGAAGGTTAGGAAGATCAGTTCAGACCTCAATGGGCTCAAGAAGCGAACAACTGAGCCTCTGTGCAACTTCCTCTCAAGGTTTCACCATATGGCCTCACAAGTTAAGGGCCTCAACCTGGAGGTGGCTCATGACGCTCTGGCAAAAGGGACCTCATGCGAGCCTCTTAAGCAGAAATGTTTCCGGAAAATGCCAAGATCTTTCGAAGAGCTCATGACCATGACGCAAACCTTTGTCAGATACGATGACTGTGACCGGCCCGCCGGTTACGAGGAgtcagaaagggacaaggccagAGGAGACACGCACAAGCAGGAGAAAGGCCGGCCAATCTCGGAGGTACGTGAGGAAGCTCGAGCCCGTAAGGAGGCCCCAATGCCTTTTCCGGCTCGGACCGAGCGGGCAAACTTGGAGCGTCGGGGAGATCGATCCCATGGCAAGGAGGTACATTACGCTACTCAGAGCCAACCTCGCCGATTCACACAGCAAATTTCGGCCGCCGACAAGAACAAGACCCGTGCAGAAAAAGAGTACTGCAAGTATCACAAATCCTCTGGTCATTCCATGGAGAACTGCTATCAGCTGCAAAGAGAGATCGAGCAGATCACGGAGCAAGGTGCGCCACCAAAGGCGACCAGGCAAAGGGAGCAGAGCCCGAAGCAGCGGGAAGCAGGTCGACCAGAGGAGCCAAAACGGCCGAGGTACCATGGGGAGATACATGTTATAAGGGAGGGGGTACCAGCGTTCTCCACACCACCGGAGAGCTCCCGTAAGAGGAAGGCAGTCGGGCAGACCTTGACGGTACAGCCACCCCTCCGGACCAGCCATTCGGAGGCTCTGGTTGTGACTATTAACATCGCCGGCTTCAAAACGCAGCGGGTGCATGGGAAGTTCGGTGAACCTGCTCACCTGGATGGCACTCCGCGCGATGAAGAATACTCACACTGCCCTCAAAGCCGGAACTTTCCCTCTAGTCGGCCTGTCGGAGATCGAGGTCCCGGTCAAGGGAGTTATCACATTGCCTACTATTTTCGCCGAAGGAGTCGAGG encodes:
- the LOC136220401 gene encoding short-chain dehydrogenase reductase 3b-like, which produces MSKLRLDGKVALITGAASGIGEETVRLFIEHGAIVVGADVQDELGQKVIQSLNTDKATYHHCDVRDEKQVEETVNFIVSKYGKIDVLFSNAGIIGPLTGILELDIQGFDNTMATNVRGVAATIKHAGRAMVEKRTRGSIICTTSVASSIGGAGPHAYTVSKHAVLGLVRTACSELGGFGIRVNSVSPFGVATPLSCKAYDLEPDQVEANTSCVSNLKGVVLKTRHVAEAALFFASDESGYISGHNLVIDGGFTVVNHSYSAV